One genomic window of Halovivax cerinus includes the following:
- a CDS encoding carbonic anhydrase: MDEHLAALLDGNDEHVEQVPDGTFEVVQDGQAPDVVSVCCSDSRVSQEGMWSVDTPGAHFTASNIGNQVWDADVGERIVNGSVLYPIHHCGTEAVAVVGHTGCGAVTAAYDVVRGEPAPRPLGVSKFVELLVPVVEDGLEDDRTDAAADGTPADDIDEENVRDQLVEYNVYAQVDFLRDAPEIPDGVAVYGFVYDFHGTYGDDLGRTYLVSLDGETEPSAIQESLPDAHRDAVASLL; this comes from the coding sequence ATGGACGAACATCTCGCCGCGTTGCTCGACGGCAACGACGAGCACGTCGAACAGGTCCCCGATGGAACGTTCGAGGTGGTGCAGGACGGTCAGGCCCCCGACGTCGTCTCCGTCTGTTGTTCGGATTCGCGGGTCTCCCAGGAGGGAATGTGGAGCGTCGACACGCCGGGAGCGCACTTCACGGCGAGCAACATCGGCAACCAGGTCTGGGACGCAGACGTCGGGGAGCGGATCGTCAACGGGAGCGTCCTGTATCCGATACACCACTGCGGGACGGAGGCGGTGGCGGTCGTGGGCCACACCGGCTGCGGCGCGGTGACCGCGGCGTACGACGTCGTTCGCGGCGAACCGGCTCCACGCCCGCTCGGCGTCTCGAAATTCGTCGAGTTACTGGTCCCCGTGGTCGAGGACGGCCTGGAAGACGACCGGACGGACGCGGCAGCCGACGGCACGCCCGCAGACGACATCGACGAGGAAAATGTTCGCGATCAGCTCGTCGAGTACAACGTGTACGCGCAGGTCGACTTCCTCCGAGACGCGCCCGAGATCCCCGACGGCGTCGCCGTCTACGGGTTCGTCTACGACTTCCACGGCACGTACGGCGACGACCTGGGGCGGACGTACCTCGTCTCCCTGGACGGTGAGACCGAGCCGTCGGCGATCCAGGAGTCGCTTCCGGACGCCCATCGTGACGCCGTCGCGAGCCTGCTGTGA
- a CDS encoding cold-shock protein — protein sequence MAKGTVDFFNDTGGYGFIETEDADDDVFFHMEDIGGPDLEEGQELEFEIEQAPKGPRATNVERL from the coding sequence ATGGCGAAAGGAACCGTTGATTTCTTCAACGACACTGGCGGCTACGGATTCATCGAGACTGAGGACGCGGACGACGACGTGTTCTTCCACATGGAAGACATCGGCGGCCCGGACCTTGAGGAAGGACAGGAACTCGAGTTCGAGATCGAGCAGGCCCCCAAGGGCCCGCGCGCAACGAACGTCGAGCGCCTGTAA
- a CDS encoding cupin domain-containing protein: MSEPLIRGADDIEYESVDAADGLAKGVLIAEDHGAPNFAIRRFTLDAGAEVPTHTNAVEHEQYVLAGEYVVGVDDEEFTVEAGDSLLIPAGVPHWYRNEGDEEGAFLCAVPNGDDAIELVE; the protein is encoded by the coding sequence ATGAGCGAGCCGCTTATTCGAGGTGCGGACGACATCGAGTACGAATCGGTCGACGCTGCCGACGGCCTGGCGAAGGGCGTCCTGATCGCCGAGGACCACGGTGCGCCGAATTTTGCGATCCGCCGATTCACCCTCGACGCGGGCGCCGAGGTGCCAACACACACGAACGCAGTCGAGCACGAACAGTACGTCCTCGCTGGCGAGTACGTCGTCGGCGTCGACGACGAGGAGTTCACGGTCGAGGCGGGCGACTCGCTGCTGATCCCGGCGGGCGTCCCGCACTGGTACCGAAACGAGGGCGACGAGGAGGGAGCCTTCCTCTGTGCGGTTCCCAACGGCGACGACGCGATCGAACTGGTCGAGTGA